In Desulfonatronum thiodismutans, the genomic window GCCCATCAGGCAAAAGCCAAGCAGGTCAACGAAATAGATTTTGCACAGCTTGGCAACGATGGCCATCAGGTGATCTTTCTCGGTGTCTTGGAGCGGGAAGCCGTCCAGGGCTGTTCGGGACATGATGTGGTAGACGGTCGGCTGGTCATGGCGGGTGAAGCGAGGGATGCGGGCCATCTTAGGACCTCCTGGGGCGTGGAGATTGATTGGTGAGGGTGAGAAGAGGGTTAGCGGGGAGGGCGATAAAAGTCAATTATAAACCTGTCCCCATTTATTTTTCTTCATCCCGGGTAAAGGCGGAATATTTTTCGTGGGCCTCAGCGAGTCGGGGATTGTCTTCCAGCAAGGTTTTCATGGTCGTGTCCTCCTCGTCAGAGCCTTCATGTTTAAGATAATACAACCATTTTTCCAGGGTCATATCCATATTGGCAGTCGTGAATTGAGGAAGTTCAAGGAAGTGGAGCGCAAGGTGATCCGTGAGGATGAGGCTTGGATCTCGCAGTTCCCGCGGCACGAAGCAGAGGTGGTATTTTCCCTTGAGATTGAAGAGTTCGAAATCCAGGATGTTGATGCAGCTTACAGGATACAGCTTTTTGTATTGGTCGCCTTTCATAAGCTGTGCCGCATACAATTTGGACCAGTAGTACAGGGACCTATGCTTGTAAACGCCCTTTCCTGAAGTCTGGACCTCGATGTTGTAGGTCTTGCCGTTTTCCTCAATGGCCTTGATATCAAGAATAGACTCTTTTTCCGCGGCAATGGTTTTGATGTTGAAAGGGTTCTTGATCTCAAGATCCATAATCAGTGGAAAGTCGCAGCTTTTCTGGACCGCGTTGATGAAATCCAGCAACAACGGCTTATGCTCTTCCTTGCCGAAAAGGTACTTGATGAAGATGTCGGAAGTGGGTTTTACATAGACCAATGGGTTTCTCCTTACACCTGAAAAACTCCTATATTATCATGGGAGACAGTGTTGGACGATACCCCGGCATCCACGGAAAAACAAGCGTCGGCCCACCGATTCACCGCCCACCACTACCCGCCGACAGCACCAACCAACCGCTTCATCGAGTACACCCCCTCCACCCCGCCAACCGGCGTAAACCTTCGCTCATCCTTTGAATCCAGCAGATGTTTCACTCCGTCGAACACCTCGGACACGAATTCCTTTGACCCGATGATCCCGGAGTCCGTGAAATACCGGCAGCGGTGGCGGAAGACATCGACGCGGCTGAGGCGGTAGTTTCTCTTACGTTCCTTCTCCAGGATCTTCATGTCGATGCCTCTTCGTTCCTTCTCCTGGCTCCTGACTCCTGACTCCTGACTTCTGAATCCTGAATCCTTACCTCCTCCCCCCACCGCTCCGGTTTCGTAAACGAACTGGCGGTATTTTCGAATAATCTCAGATGTATTGAACTCGTTCCACTCGTGCATGCCCAGGTTCAGATCGATCAGGCCGTCCTGGTTGCCGCGCTGGACCAGGTACCCCAGGGTGCTCCAGCGGTAGTCCTCGGGCTTGCTCACAATACCTGCCCGGATTGGGTTCAGGTCAACGTAGGCCAACAGGTTAACAAGGGTTTCGCCTTCCTGGACAATGACGCTCTTGAACCGCTCACCCCAGAAGGTACCCCAGCGTCTCTTGCGCTTGTTATAGAACTTGGTGAAGCCCTGTTTGATGTCCTTCACAAAGGCCCCGAGATTGGTCAGGCGGTTACTAAAGTCCTCGATCTGGCAAGGGATGATCCTGGCTTCCTGGCCGTAGAGCAGCTTGTAGCGCTCGGTGATTTCTTTCTCGGTCAGACCATCTGACGGGTTTACCCGGACAACCAAGTGGAAGTGGTTGCCCATCAGGCAAAAGCCAAGCAGGTCAACGAAATAGATTTTGCACAGCTTGGCAACGATGGCCATCAGGTGATCTTTCTCAGTGTCTTGGAGCGGGAAGCCGTCCAGGGCTGTTCGGGACATGACGTGGTAGACGGTCGGCTGGTCATGGCGGACGAAGCGAGGGATGCGGGCCATCTTTGATCCTCCTGGGACGTGGTGATTGGGTGGTGGAGAGAGGGTTAGCGGGAAGGGCGAGATATGTCAATTAAGAGACTGTCCCCGTTCCCTTTTGTCCCCGTTCCCTTTTCATGAAAAAAGTCAGCAAAGAGGCTAATCTGGTGAAAGTGTCTGAGTAGTATTAACTGTCTCTATTTATCCCTGAAATCAAAATGGCATTTTCTCAACGGACTGTTGACCAATAGTCAACACAGTTTTAGCGTGTGAAATGTTTTATGGCTAAATAAGCAAACTTGCTAGCAGGAATGTTAAAGTGCAAGATTTTGCTCATTAATAACCATCTTGTAAAATCAGAACCTTTGACCGCACTTAAACTGGCCGCTTGATATAATCGCTGCACTAATAGGTTTTTTAGGGTTTTATGGTCATAACTGCGTGATTGTGCGTTATTCTTGATCAATTTTTTGATCCAATTCTCAGCATTTATTAAATCATTCAAACTGAAATTGGGTTTTCGATCCACCAGCATGCCGTGGATTTCGATTTCTGATTCCGAAGGAGTCGCCTCAAGTAATTTAATGTGTCTTAGCCGAATCATATTTAAAAAATCATTTTTTTTGCTGTGAACTAGACTCTGGGTAGCACTTAACGAATGTATACGGTAAGATACTAAGGGTTTTTGGATATTGTAAAATTGGCAACCTTCCAAAAATGAAATACGTGACCAGAAATCAAAATCTTCTCCAAAAGATATATCTGTATTAAATAAACAGTTATTCATTCGAAGGAATGCAGTCCGTACACATGAAGTACTGTTCGATATGGCAGGATTTGACAAAAAAAATACTCTAATTTCATTGTCATTTTTTACCTGTAGAGGAATATTGCTTTTAACATTCTGAAAGCAACGTATTAAACCTCCACAAACTGTTATTTGTGAATTTTTTTCCATGAATTTATATTGAGTAGATAAACGATATGGGTAGCAAATGTCATCAGCATCGATCCTGAATAAATATTTTCCTCTAGCGTTATTGATCGCTACATTTGCTGCAGAAGATACTCCATGATTCTGCTGAGAAATCACTCTGATTCTTGAATCCTTATTAGCATATATAGCTATTACTTCTTCAGTTCTATCTGTAGAGCCATCGTTGATAATCAGATATTCGAAATTAGAAAAACTTTGTCCTAAAACGCTCTCTATCGTTTCTGCAATATATCCATCCATATTATATACGGGAGTATATACAGTAATTGGAATATCATTCATAATTTAGTCCATACCTAATGGTAGATAACCTTCTTCGTGCATCTTCTCACCTGTCTTGACATGTTGCCCAAATAATTCCAGGGTGAAATAGTCACTGGCGGGCTTAACGGGTCTTTCTGTCCGCTGAATCAAACCTACCAGATTGCATCTGGTAAATGTTGATTCGAAAAATTACCATCATGATGTACTCCGCCTAATGAATGGAACAATTTTTAATAAAAGTATTATCTTTTCGCGATCAATTGCCAACAAAAACAGAATGTATACAGCGCAACCAGAAGCTGTTTTCACGACAAGAGTTTGCCAATGTGGGCCGACCACCATCAAGCTCAAACTGTAAACTGTAACAATAAGTGCAATATGTGCGAGCAAAGTCGTTCTAAGATGCTTGATGATCGTTCCAAGCCCAAGATCTATGGCCTTCAGAAGAATCCTGCAAAACACTAAACACAGGACTGGGTAGATGGTGACCCACACATATATTGAAACTTCCGCGTTTACCCATAATGCTAATCCAAACATGGTCCCGCCGATAACAACTAGCTGAACAAGAACGAAACGAACCTGTTCCACGATTAGCCCCAAAGCTGTAAGGACGAGCATTGCATAGCTTTCGGCAAGTTTGAAAATGTTGGCAACGCAGAAAATCTGAAGGGGCAGGACCGCAGCGCTCCAATGTGGTCCAAGCAGGATAAGGACTGTTTCCTCGGCACAAAAAAACAGCAGGTAGAAAAAAGGAGCCAGAAGAAGCGCCTGGAGGTCGGCAACCTTTAGCGTCCAGTCGCGCATGGAGTCCATGTCACCCTTTTCGCTGGACAAATAAGGCAATAGCACCCGGTTAATTATTGCGACGATTTTTTCAAAAGGCATGTTGGCTAATTGCTTGCTAAACGCGTATGCTCCCAGGAAACTGGTAGTGGCGAGCTTGCCGAAGATGAAGACATCCACACTGGCATAGAGTTGACCGATGCTGTTTCTGAGGAAAATTTGAACCCCAAAGATCAGCAAATCACGGATTTCCCCCCACCGGATAATAAGCGTTGGTGTTATGCGACGATGGAAGCTGAAGCCTATGAGTTGAAACAGTTCAATGAGAACCCATTGGGAGGCCAGGGCCCATACGCCAAAACCTGATGCAGCCATGGCCAACACACAGCACGATGTCAGGATACGTGAACCCGTCTCTACTTTTGCAATGACGTCAAAACGCGTTTCACGGGCGAGCATGCTCCACTGAAGAGACTTGGGAGCCCCGAACAAGAAAACCAGATTCTGAAATGAGACAAGAGCAGTAAGTCGAGGATCATTGAATATCCAGGCCATACCCGGCGCTGCCAACAACCCCAGGCAAAACATGGACACGCCCATCAGAATGGAAAGCCCATAGAGTGCACGAATTTGATAGTCGGAAACGCTCTCGGCCTGGATTACTGCGGAGCTGATGCCCATCAGACTTATGGAGTGCGCAAAAACCGTGAACAGGCCGGATATGGCGACAAGTCCATAATCTTCGGGGTTTAGGAGCCTAGCTACGACAATGGTCACGCTCCAGGTAATGATCTGCCCGAAAACGCTTGTACCGCCCATCCATGCGAGGCTCCGCAAGACGGACTGTTTGCTCATCGATCAGGCCTTGAGTCGACTTGAGCAAACCCGTTGAAACATATTCCGCGACAGGGTGAAGAATCGTCCAGAAGGATGTCCATCATCTTTTGAAAATTGAGCACATACTGCCTATCAGAGAGCGTTGTCTCGGCGATGTGCCTGCCTACTTTGCCCATACGCTGACGAAGACTCTTGTCGGCAAGAAGGATGCGAAGCTTGTCCGCCAAGTCCTGCGGATCTTCGGGGTTCACGAGAAACCCGCTTCTACCGTCGGCAATGACATTGGGTATGCCTCCGACACGGGTTCCGACGCAGGGCTTTCCCGAGGCCATGGCCTCGATGAACACGCGGCCCATGCCTTCAGAGCGTGACGGCACCGCAAGAACCGTACATGTACCCAGATAGTCGGCCACTTCATCGTACGGCACGGGTTTGTGGAATTCGACATTGGCAATACCTCGCGCCCTGGCCTTCCAGCGACTCAGTTCCGGCTCCCGGCAATGCCCCATGATGACCAGCCTGATATCAGGAAATTCCTGCTGGATGATTGCAAATGCTTCTAAAAGGATATCTACTCCTTTCCGATAGAACGGATATCCCAGACAATACAAATAACAATCATCCCGCTCGGACAAGACAAATTGACTTGTCGGCACGTAGTCATGAAACATGACGACTTTTTTTCGCGACAGGATGGTCTGCCATTCCTCATACTGCCGCCGGTTCAGAATCTTCACACAATCGGCCATATGCAGTGATAGGGACCCGACCAGATTAAACAGTTTGCGCCGCAAAAATCCGACCTTGCCGCCCGCCAAGCTTAAGTCCTTAGCATCACGAATGTGCCCGTTCACCTCCACTACCAGCTTGGCACCAGAAAACAATTTCACCAGCACTCCGATGAACCCGAGGGTCAAAGGGTCATAGCTGATGACCACATCAATCCCCTCCTTTCTGGCCATGCGTATCCCACGCACAATCATGACCCATGTACGACGGAGCATCGTTAAGCGTGTCCAGGGGGCAGCAAATTGCTGGACATTCAGCGTTACACCAGCGAATTGTTCACCGTCATGAGCGATATCCCCGGTTACCAAAACGTGAAACACATAGTTTTCAGGCATTCCCTGATACCGGGAACGAAAGTGTGATGCATGCAGGCATCCGTTTGGTGGCAGTATATCAAGTATCTTCACTGTTCATTCTCCGACAAGCGAAGGACATGGAATATTCTGACAGTCTTTGGAACGGTCATGGCGCACCCAGCAACGTCAACAAATGCTCACGCAGACATTCAACATGGATTTTAAGAGAACTATGCTTCCACACTGCCGCATGTGCTGCCATGCCAACCTCGTGACGAAGCTGAGGGTTTTGAATCAAGCGCAGAAGTATATATTCAAACTCAGCTACTGAATTCGCAAAAAAACCGGTTTTGCCATCTTCCACGATCAATCGCTCAGAAGCCGTGGGATGGATGACGACAGGTAGACCAGCCGCCATGTACCCCTGTACCTTGTTTGGGTCCTTGAATTCCTGAAGATTGGAGGTATCGCGCCATCGAAAAGCAACGTCCGCATCAAGAATGTCCTTGGCCCATGTCTTGTTATCGAACATTCTATACTCAATCCAATTGTACTCACCTATCTGATCGGTGTCGTATAAAATGCGGCATCCATGGCATTCATGCATTCGCTTGAGAACCGGCACGATAGGTTCATTCTGCTTCTGATTGAGGGAAACTCCTGTCCAATACAGAACAACACCTTCTGTCTTCATAGGGAAAGGTTTGTAAACATTCTCATTTTCATCGTTGTAAATCTGTCTGGGTAGTTCAAGTGGCTTCATTCCTGCCCTGATTACAACATTACGTAGCAGCGGCGTGCAGATCATACAGCCGTCGAGCATGGCGTAGGCTCGCGACAAATAGCTTTCTGTTTTGCAATAATAGAGCCACTTGAGTATCCGCCGGACAACGTTTTTCTCATACACCGATGGATAAAGAAAGGTATCTTGATAATCCAGGATCAAGACCTTGCCTCTAACTTTGAGAGCTTTCAACATGTTCATGTCCGGAATGTATTTGATGAAAATGAGCACATCGAAGTTCATAAGTTCGTCAAGATCGAACGGTTCCCAAGAAAAAAAACCACTTTTGAACTCAGGGAAGCGATCCAGTGCAGCCGCGACTTTCACCCCAGATTGCGCAAAAGAATTCGCCCCGGTTTTTGGCCCAAAACCAACCTTGTAAACGTTTCTACTGTTCAGCATCAGCGCATCTTCCTGTTTCAAAAGATTGGTAACAGTTTCACGCATTCGCCGATCACCGCAACCACTAATACGTTGCAAGAGCCACATTCTGTCCCTAACGATGTTGGCTGCCTTTTTCGGTCATGACGTCGCACATTGCCTCAGTGATGCGAGCAACACAATTTTTCGGTCTGAAACGTTCCCGTTCGACCAGACAGCGCTCCCGCATACCCTGCAACCGCTCTGGGTCATCAAGCAGGTCACTCACAGTCTCGACGATCGACGGAACATCGTTACGCTTCAACACCATGCCGGTCTCGCCGTTGGCAACAATCTCGGGGATGCCACAGGAATCCGAAGTCACGGCAGGCAAACCGCAGGCTAGCGCCTCCTTCAGGACATTGGGGTATGCGTCATGTCTGGCAGGGTGCAGAATAAGGGATGCTGAGAGATACTCTGCCATCAATTTATCGAAGGGGACCATGCCTAGATGACGAGCGCCATCCGGAAGGGGCTCGGGTGCCTTTACACCTACGAGAATAAGTTCAAGTTCTTGCCGCTGTAAACGAAGCTCCTTGAAGGCTTTTAAGACTAAATCCCCGCCTTTCCGGAAAAAATCCGTAGCGGCGAAAATGAGTTTAGGAACTCTTTCCGTCAAGACTTGATTGGCAGCTGGGTAAGGAATTTTGCATGCAGTCGGCGCTACAATGACCTTGTGAGCTGGGAGGGCGTAATCATCAAGCATGGATTTACGTGTACGCTCACTGTAGGTAAAGACGAGGTCCTTGGCCTGAAGGGAGGCTCTCTCAAGCTCAAAAAACTGCTCCCTGAATCTTGGAAAATTTCTGGGCAACCATTCCGGCCACATTTGTTCAACCATGGCCACTGTCTGGTCATGATAAGAAAACGATGATTTTCCCCTTGAAATTATAGGCCCGAAGAGGCTACCAACCTGAAAGGTTGCATCATGCTCGGATAACCGGTTTATGGCTCTTTGAAAGCGACTTGACCTCGCTCTGAAGGATGCAGGTTTTTTTGCCTCCCATTCCAGTTGGCGATAATACTCACACCGAAGGTCTGCCGGGTGCGAAAGGAGCGCCTGAAAAAGGCAGGAGGCACCGACCAGTCGCTTCAGGAAAGGGGTATCTGCATTAATAACGCGGGTGTCAAAAATCTCTGCAAACCCTTTGTATAACCAATTCTTGCTGGTCCCGGCTTGATAGTCCTGACTGGCCCATTGATCTAGGACAAGTAGGGTGGGTTTCATGAAAAAACCTCAATCGAGAAACCTGGGCCCTGCCACAATTGCGCGCAGTTCAACCGGCTCATTTTGCAACGCTCATTGTTTGGCGGTATTTCCTGAAAGGAGTCGCGACAGGCTCGGAGTGTCGCTCCCTTGTCGGAGCCTCTTGGGCGGCTAAATCCCCAAGAGCTAAAAGTCTCTCACGGATCATGGCGATACACAACACGAAATACAAGACAATGTGATACCCCCAGGACAAAAACATGCCACCTGCAAGAAAGCTGACCAATGAAAGCCTGATCCCCCTGCCAAGCCAATCAGTGTCATCCCGCGGCTTTGCCAGCCTGAATGCGGAAAACAGCATGCCCATGAAAACGAATAAACCTGGAAGTCCCAACTCAACAGCAACCTGGAGGAAGGAATTGTGCGCAGAGCTCCACTTCCCTCCTTCGTTGATTTGCCCTTCGGCAGTAGCGAAAGTAGAGACTCCTGTTCCGGTTATCCAATTGTCCTTGAACAAAATAATTCCGTTATTCCATATATCCAAGCGTCCGTGTTTCTCTGTTAAATTGTAATCTTCTTTGAGATTGAAAAGAGAATAAAAACGCTCCAACTTATCAGCCGGAACTGTCCACGTTACAAGCGCAAAGCCAACCCCAAGAACTACAAAAAAACGGAGTACCCCTTTGACACCGCGTGACATGCCCCATGCGGCCAAGGTGACAACGCATGCAATTAATCCTCCACGGGACTGGGTTAAAATGACAACGCCCCCCCCCATGAGAGCAAGTGCATAGAGGCACAACTTGTAAAAACGTGGAATGTAATTCATCGCTGGCAGAATGAGAGCTAAGATCATGACGAAAAACAACGCTGTATCGTTGGGGTCATAAGACCAATTCGCGGCTACCTGTCCACCAACATCGCGCGGGGCAGTATAACTAATAACAATCATGACAAAAAGAGTTAGCGAAATTCCAGTAAGACTGAATCTCAAATCTTCTTTTCGATTAATCTGGCAATTGAGTGCAAGCAAAAGAATTCCAAAATAAAGAATGAAATCAGTAGTATAGAAGAATGATTGTGATTTAAATATGCTAAAAAAAACACTAAAAAACATGATTCCCAGGAAAGCTGTGAACCAGCGAAATGTTCTGGAATGCCAAAACAGCGCCAGGCGCGATCTTCCAAGGCCTCCATTGAACAACACGGTTAAAAGCAATAAGAGGGTGGTCACGAGGACAAGCCGGAGGGGCCACAAAGCCGGAAATACTTCATGAACACGCCCGAGCATAAACAGGGGGGCAATAACAATAAGCTTATCAAGGAAGCCAGATCTACGTGTTGAGAGAGGGGCGTACACAGGCATTGGGCGGCCTTACGTAATTACAGGTTTTCACAAAAATTAATATACAGCAGCGAGCAACATATTTGCAAAATTCATTCCCACCTCATGCCAAGCTTATTCTTGCCGGAATTGGTGCTAGCGTTCACGGTTGATGTTGATTTTTTTTACTTATTCCGATGCGATGGCAAAATGTAGGCACTGGAATACCTTTAGGTCAAGGGGGGGGGCCTCACTGATTTTCAATCTGTTTACAGTTAATTGCCATGTTCAGGCATATAAAACGAGTTCTGGTTTTTGGTGCAAATTTTGCTAAAGAATATAGCATTTGGCACCAGTTGATCGAGCGAACGTAGCGCTTTTCTTTTTCTTTTCGTGTCATCTGGTGAGAATATCGAGGTATTCTGGCAAGTTTTACTTGAATGTAAAAAGTAAAGATGTATTCACCCCGCGTAGGACCATATGCTTCGCAAATTTTTACTGCGCTAGCAGGGCGACGGTGTTTCAATAGCTCGCTCATAGATGCGGAAGTTGATGTCCTAGGGTCAGGTTCAAGGTCATGAACATTATTATGCGTTAAGGTTCTTTTTTGTTGGAAATAGGATTGACACGTAAACTATAGTAATGCCCTGTGTCTCGCTTCACTCCTTTTATAGTAGAATATTTGCTAAACCCGACAAGGCAGGTCCAAATGAGGATAGCTATCTCAATGCCTTGACGAACTTAGCTTTTCGTGCTCCTTTTTAAATGTGGGTGACGGACGGGGATGCACCGGCGGGGAATCCGAACTGGGGTTGCGCATGATGACATACTGTTGTGTAAATCCCGCATCAAACGTCGTTGACCCGTATTTCAAGACAGCTTAACAATAATTTTAGAAGAAATGAATACAACTACACGTGCTAGTTGTTGAAAGGGTATACGCAAAATGTCTAAAATTAACATTCTTTTTATGTTGCCAAATTTTGATACTGGTGGCTCTGAGAAATTAGTCTTTGACATTATTTCAAATTTAGATAAATCACTGTTTAATCCCGTATTGTGTGTTTTTTTTTCAGGGACATATGAAAATCTAATCAGAAACACAAGTACTCCATTTTATATAATACATGATAAATTTGTTCGCTCAAAAATATCAACGATTGCATTTCTTCACAAAATTCTTAAAAATCATAGCATCGATATTGTCAACACTCATCATAGTAGTCCCATGATCCAAGGTTTGATCCCTTTTAAAATTTTCAATTCTGTTAAGTGGATACATACGGAACATTCTCGCTTAGATCGTATCCATAGCACGACGCCTATTGTTATTTTCCTCACTAAAATATTTTTGAAATACACTGACCATTTTGTTGGGATATCTAAAGGAGTTTGTGATTACTTCCAATATGAGTTAAAACAACCGCCGGAGCACATTTCATTGATTTTCAATGGTGTTCAAATCGAGCAATTTACTCCAAACGGGGATAGTCGATTAATGTATCGAAATTCTTTCGGTATTTGTGCCAACGATATTGTGCTAGGTCTGTTTGGGAATTTCAGAGAAGAGAAGAACCACCAATGTCTTATCAAGGCTTTAGATATATTAAAAAAAATGGGTCGCAAGGACATTAACGTCATATTTGCTGGAAATGGCCCTGAGTTTGACAAGATGAAGATGCTCACAAAATCTTTGGGTTTGGAGTCCAATATATATTTCCTTGGAACTCGCATGGACATCCCAGAACTTATGAACAGTATTGATATTTACTGTTTGCCATCATTGTTTGAAGGGTTGCCTTTCAGCGCGCTGGAAGCAATGGCTGCTCAAAAGCCAGTTATTGCATCAGATGTCGAGGGAAATAATGAACTTATTACGCACAATTTAAATGGATTTCTTTTTAAACCAAATGATTCAAATGCATTAGCAAGGGGGATACTTCAACTTGTGAATGATCATGAACTATGCAATCGTCTTGCACATGCAGGAAAGCAAAAAGCGTTTGAGTTCTCTTTTGAAACAATGATTGCAAAATATGAAAAACTTTTTATCAGTATATCAAAACAATAAAATGAGGTTTTTATGAAATATATAGTTTCATCAGTATCAATATTGTTAATTTTATTTTTTATGCATTTTGCTATTAGTTCTGAATCGTATACAGTCAGCAATGAATTAAACAAAATTCATAAAACCGAAAGCTATTATATTTGGGCGAACAATGGCGAAGATAAAGTAACCAAGGATGAATTAAGGCGCGCA contains:
- a CDS encoding Rpn family recombination-promoting nuclease/putative transposase — encoded protein: MVYVKPTSDIFIKYLFGKEEHKPLLLDFINAVQKSCDFPLIMDLEIKNPFNIKTIAAEKESILDIKAIEENGKTYNIEVQTSGKGVYKHRSLYYWSKLYAAQLMKGDQYKKLYPVSCINILDFELFNLKGKYHLCFVPRELRDPSLILTDHLALHFLELPQFTTANMDMTLEKWLYYLKHEGSDEEDTTMKTLLEDNPRLAEAHEKYSAFTRDEEK
- a CDS encoding glycosyltransferase family 4 protein, coding for MPENYVFHVLVTGDIAHDGEQFAGVTLNVQQFAAPWTRLTMLRRTWVMIVRGIRMARKEGIDVVISYDPLTLGFIGVLVKLFSGAKLVVEVNGHIRDAKDLSLAGGKVGFLRRKLFNLVGSLSLHMADCVKILNRRQYEEWQTILSRKKVVMFHDYVPTSQFVLSERDDCYLYCLGYPFYRKGVDILLEAFAIIQQEFPDIRLVIMGHCREPELSRWKARARGIANVEFHKPVPYDEVADYLGTCTVLAVPSRSEGMGRVFIEAMASGKPCVGTRVGGIPNVIADGRSGFLVNPEDPQDLADKLRILLADKSLRQRMGKVGRHIAETTLSDRQYVLNFQKMMDILLDDSSPCRGICFNGFAQVDSRPDR
- a CDS encoding glycosyltransferase; the encoded protein is MSKINILFMLPNFDTGGSEKLVFDIISNLDKSLFNPVLCVFFSGTYENLIRNTSTPFYIIHDKFVRSKISTIAFLHKILKNHSIDIVNTHHSSPMIQGLIPFKIFNSVKWIHTEHSRLDRIHSTTPIVIFLTKIFLKYTDHFVGISKGVCDYFQYELKQPPEHISLIFNGVQIEQFTPNGDSRLMYRNSFGICANDIVLGLFGNFREEKNHQCLIKALDILKKMGRKDINVIFAGNGPEFDKMKMLTKSLGLESNIYFLGTRMDIPELMNSIDIYCLPSLFEGLPFSALEAMAAQKPVIASDVEGNNELITHNLNGFLFKPNDSNALARGILQLVNDHELCNRLAHAGKQKAFEFSFETMIAKYEKLFISISKQ
- a CDS encoding glycosyltransferase family protein, whose translation is MRETVTNLLKQEDALMLNSRNVYKVGFGPKTGANSFAQSGVKVAAALDRFPEFKSGFFSWEPFDLDELMNFDVLIFIKYIPDMNMLKALKVRGKVLILDYQDTFLYPSVYEKNVVRRILKWLYYCKTESYLSRAYAMLDGCMICTPLLRNVVIRAGMKPLELPRQIYNDENENVYKPFPMKTEGVVLYWTGVSLNQKQNEPIVPVLKRMHECHGCRILYDTDQIGEYNWIEYRMFDNKTWAKDILDADVAFRWRDTSNLQEFKDPNKVQGYMAAGLPVVIHPTASERLIVEDGKTGFFANSVAEFEYILLRLIQNPQLRHEVGMAAHAAVWKHSSLKIHVECLREHLLTLLGAP
- a CDS encoding glycosyltransferase family 2 protein is translated as MNDIPITVYTPVYNMDGYIAETIESVLGQSFSNFEYLIINDGSTDRTEEVIAIYANKDSRIRVISQQNHGVSSAANVAINNARGKYLFRIDADDICYPYRLSTQYKFMEKNSQITVCGGLIRCFQNVKSNIPLQVKNDNEIRVFFLSNPAISNSTSCVRTAFLRMNNCLFNTDISFGEDFDFWSRISFLEGCQFYNIQKPLVSYRIHSLSATQSLVHSKKNDFLNMIRLRHIKLLEATPSESEIEIHGMLVDRKPNFSLNDLINAENWIKKLIKNNAQSRSYDHKTLKNLLVQRLYQAASLSAVKGSDFTRWLLMSKILHFNIPASKFAYLAIKHFTR
- a CDS encoding lipopolysaccharide biosynthesis protein, producing MSKQSVLRSLAWMGGTSVFGQIITWSVTIVVARLLNPEDYGLVAISGLFTVFAHSISLMGISSAVIQAESVSDYQIRALYGLSILMGVSMFCLGLLAAPGMAWIFNDPRLTALVSFQNLVFLFGAPKSLQWSMLARETRFDVIAKVETGSRILTSCCVLAMAASGFGVWALASQWVLIELFQLIGFSFHRRITPTLIIRWGEIRDLLIFGVQIFLRNSIGQLYASVDVFIFGKLATTSFLGAYAFSKQLANMPFEKIVAIINRVLLPYLSSEKGDMDSMRDWTLKVADLQALLLAPFFYLLFFCAEETVLILLGPHWSAAVLPLQIFCVANIFKLAESYAMLVLTALGLIVEQVRFVLVQLVVIGGTMFGLALWVNAEVSIYVWVTIYPVLCLVFCRILLKAIDLGLGTIIKHLRTTLLAHIALIVTVYSLSLMVVGPHWQTLVVKTASGCAVYILFLLAIDREKIILLLKIVPFIRRSTS
- a CDS encoding transposase; this encodes MARIPRFVRHDQPTVYHVMSRTALDGFPLQDTEKDHLMAIVAKLCKIYFVDLLGFCLMGNHFHLVVRVNPSDGLTEKEITERYKLLYGQEARIIPCQIEDFSNRLTNLGAFVKDIKQGFTKFYNKRKRRWGTFWGERFKSVIVQEGETLVNLLAYVDLNPIRAGIVSKPEDYRWSTLGYLVQRGNQDGLIDLNLGMHEWNEFNTSEIIRKYRQFVYETGAVGGGGKDSGFRSQESGVRSQEKERRGIDMKILEKERKRNYRLSRVDVFRHRCRYFTDSGIIGSKEFVSEVFDGVKHLLDSKDERRFTPVGGVEGVYSMKRLVGAVGG
- a CDS encoding O-antigen ligase family protein, translating into MPVYAPLSTRRSGFLDKLIVIAPLFMLGRVHEVFPALWPLRLVLVTTLLLLLTVLFNGGLGRSRLALFWHSRTFRWFTAFLGIMFFSVFFSIFKSQSFFYTTDFILYFGILLLALNCQINRKEDLRFSLTGISLTLFVMIVISYTAPRDVGGQVAANWSYDPNDTALFFVMILALILPAMNYIPRFYKLCLYALALMGGGVVILTQSRGGLIACVVTLAAWGMSRGVKGVLRFFVVLGVGFALVTWTVPADKLERFYSLFNLKEDYNLTEKHGRLDIWNNGIILFKDNWITGTGVSTFATAEGQINEGGKWSSAHNSFLQVAVELGLPGLFVFMGMLFSAFRLAKPRDDTDWLGRGIRLSLVSFLAGGMFLSWGYHIVLYFVLCIAMIRERLLALGDLAAQEAPTRERHSEPVATPFRKYRQTMSVAK
- a CDS encoding glycosyltransferase family 4 protein: MKPTLLVLDQWASQDYQAGTSKNWLYKGFAEIFDTRVINADTPFLKRLVGASCLFQALLSHPADLRCEYYRQLEWEAKKPASFRARSSRFQRAINRLSEHDATFQVGSLFGPIISRGKSSFSYHDQTVAMVEQMWPEWLPRNFPRFREQFFELERASLQAKDLVFTYSERTRKSMLDDYALPAHKVIVAPTACKIPYPAANQVLTERVPKLIFAATDFFRKGGDLVLKAFKELRLQRQELELILVGVKAPEPLPDGARHLGMVPFDKLMAEYLSASLILHPARHDAYPNVLKEALACGLPAVTSDSCGIPEIVANGETGMVLKRNDVPSIVETVSDLLDDPERLQGMRERCLVERERFRPKNCVARITEAMCDVMTEKGSQHR